One Streptomyces sp. R28 DNA window includes the following coding sequences:
- a CDS encoding ATP-binding protein, with the protein MNQKSAELITPIRRFSLQLSSTPRGARLARLLTAEQLRSWNLPLDPTAHIVAELAANAVTHGRVPGRDFRLLIHVAGDTVRIEVTDTRADRLPRTELPTPEAESGRGLVIVNALADRWGVTPGLPPRKTVWAEVDLAPEPGSPCAGGTGGHPQSNPRVKEPHQTPPAPPAAHAHPRG; encoded by the coding sequence GTGAATCAGAAATCCGCCGAACTCATCACCCCCATCCGCCGCTTCAGCCTGCAACTGTCCTCGACGCCACGTGGGGCCCGCCTGGCCCGCCTGCTCACGGCCGAGCAACTCCGCAGCTGGAACCTGCCATTGGACCCCACGGCGCACATCGTGGCGGAACTGGCGGCCAACGCCGTCACCCACGGCAGAGTCCCCGGACGGGACTTCCGGCTCCTCATTCACGTCGCCGGCGACACCGTCCGTATCGAGGTGACCGACACGCGCGCCGACCGGCTACCGCGCACCGAACTCCCTACCCCCGAAGCGGAGTCGGGCCGAGGCCTGGTCATCGTCAATGCCCTGGCCGACCGCTGGGGCGTCACACCGGGGCTGCCGCCGCGCAAGACGGTCTGGGCCGAAGTGGACCTCGCACCGGAACCCGGAAGCCCGTGCGCCGGTGGCACGGGCGGTCACCCACAAAGTAATCCAAGGGTGAAAGAACCCCACCAAACCCCACCCGCTCCTCCCGCAGCGCACGCTCACCCGCGAGGGTGA
- a CDS encoding helix-turn-helix domain-containing protein encodes MDTQNPSAPSRAQSRVPGKNHSHAGGLVHDHTRHTTRFTVIGNHLAQHPELSGLAIGLAVYIQSLPAGARADIKTLAARFPEGTTRIAAALRELEAHGYLRRERKRIPNGRIITRTISCNQPGRRHAQDHPAPPRKKRNPAPRKPLPAVPQPAYPAPTLLQTATDLLADLRHHDPRLLLSERDTAHLAPGIAAWLERDLTPTAVRHALTTDLPPEPLCRPAALLAHRLTTQLPPPPPFRAPASPSPVRHPFQTCEGCDRAFRAPLPGSCRACRVPDPAQAA; translated from the coding sequence ATGGATACCCAAAACCCTAGCGCGCCCTCGCGCGCCCAGTCCCGTGTCCCGGGCAAAAACCACTCCCACGCAGGCGGCCTGGTCCACGACCACACCCGCCACACCACCCGCTTCACGGTGATCGGCAACCACCTCGCCCAGCACCCGGAACTGTCCGGCCTCGCGATCGGGCTCGCCGTTTACATCCAGTCCCTCCCCGCCGGAGCCCGCGCCGACATCAAGACCCTCGCCGCCCGCTTCCCCGAGGGCACGACCCGTATCGCCGCCGCACTGCGCGAGCTGGAAGCCCACGGCTACCTGCGCCGCGAACGCAAGCGCATCCCGAACGGCCGCATCATCACCCGCACGATCTCCTGCAACCAGCCCGGCCGCCGCCACGCCCAGGACCACCCGGCCCCACCCCGGAAGAAGCGCAACCCGGCACCCCGCAAACCCCTCCCCGCGGTACCCCAACCCGCCTACCCGGCCCCCACCCTCCTCCAGACGGCAACCGACCTCCTCGCAGACCTGCGCCACCACGACCCCCGCCTGCTGCTCAGCGAGCGCGACACAGCCCACCTGGCCCCCGGCATCGCGGCCTGGCTGGAACGGGACCTCACCCCCACCGCCGTACGCCACGCCCTGACCACCGACCTGCCACCCGAGCCCTTGTGCCGCCCGGCAGCCCTCCTGGCCCACCGCCTCACCACCCAGCTGCCGCCCCCACCCCCATTCCGTGCACCCGCATCACCGTCGCCCGTCCGGCACCCCTTCCAGACCTGCGAAGGCTGCGACCGCGCCTTCCGCGCACCGCTGCCCGGAAGCTGCCGCGCCTGCCGTGTGCCCGATCCCGCACAAGCCGCCTGA
- a CDS encoding DUF3027 domain-containing protein: protein MSAATTRSRTPDRLCAEAVDLARSAAEEAAAPGVVGEHAGLVSEGDRVVTHFFECKELGYRGWRWAVTVARASRAKVVTLDEVVLLPGPDALLAPEWVPWSERLRPGDMGPGDLLPTDAEDLRLEPGFSGEDEPVPSSAVSHEMAELVEAEDADVTAGVPADLPMAPSRGSIAAVAEELGMRRARVLSRYGLHVAADRWEESYGAKTPMAQAAPASCVTCGFLAPIGGSLGQAFGVCANEFSPADGRVVSLTYGCGGHSEAAVMPTPPRPAPPVIDETRVDPFPLRPAPDSGSVSVVSDEDAAELGHS, encoded by the coding sequence GTGAGCGCAGCGACAACGCGAAGCCGCACCCCCGACCGTCTGTGCGCCGAGGCGGTCGACCTCGCGCGCAGTGCAGCCGAGGAGGCCGCCGCGCCCGGCGTCGTGGGCGAGCACGCGGGTCTGGTCTCCGAGGGCGACCGCGTTGTCACGCACTTCTTCGAGTGCAAGGAACTCGGCTACCGCGGCTGGCGCTGGGCGGTGACGGTGGCGAGGGCGTCGCGCGCCAAGGTCGTGACGCTGGACGAGGTGGTCCTGCTGCCGGGCCCGGACGCCCTTCTGGCCCCCGAGTGGGTGCCGTGGAGCGAGCGCCTGCGCCCCGGCGACATGGGCCCCGGCGACCTGCTTCCCACGGACGCCGAGGACCTGCGCCTGGAGCCCGGCTTCTCGGGCGAGGACGAGCCGGTGCCGAGCTCGGCCGTCTCACACGAGATGGCGGAGCTGGTGGAGGCGGAGGACGCCGACGTCACGGCGGGGGTCCCCGCGGACCTGCCGATGGCACCGTCCCGGGGCTCGATCGCCGCGGTGGCGGAGGAACTGGGCATGCGCCGCGCCCGCGTCCTGTCCCGCTACGGCCTGCACGTGGCCGCGGACCGCTGGGAGGAGTCGTACGGCGCGAAGACCCCCATGGCCCAGGCGGCCCCCGCCTCCTGCGTCACCTGCGGCTTCCTGGCCCCCATCGGCGGCTCCCTGGGCCAGGCCTTCGGAGTCTGCGCGAACGAGTTCTCCCCGGCGGACGGCCGGGTCGTGTCCCTGACCTACGGCTGCGGAGGCCACTCCGAGGCCGCGGTGATGCCCACGCCGCCGCGGCCGGCTCCGCCGGTGATCGACGAGACGCGGGTGGATCCGTTCCCGTTGCGTCCGGCGCCGGATTCGGGGTCGGTGTCGGTCGTCTCCGACGAGGACGCGGCGGAGCTGGGGCACTCGTAG
- a CDS encoding MFS transporter: protein MATAKPPQGATGIGGAKGGRNRGGGTGRRRGPFRSVGRALHFPFTGTARGIRKATHAHGAGESGLGKLIELHGVNGAGDMMITVALASTVFFSVPTDEARGRVALYLGITMAPFTVLAPVIGPLLDRLPHGRRAAMAGAMFARAMLALVLSGAVVTGSIELYPAALGVLVASKAYGVVRSAVVPRLLPPAFSLVKANSRVTLGGLLATGIAAPIGAGLQALGPRYPLYGAFVIFIAGTFLSFTLPPKVDSAKGEDTALLAADEQHLHGPHLKPVKRPGLRTVGIAVTHALGANAALRCLSGFLIFFLAFLLREHPMSGQSAAVSLGIVAVSAGVGNACGTAVGAWLRSRAPEIIIVTVVGFVLLASLTAALFFGSVLVAFLAATAGFAQALAKLSLDALIQRDVPELVRTSAFARSETLLQVAWVLGGAIGIVLPLKGSLGLLVGAGIVAVGWLTTIKGLIGSARHAGHGRPNVA, encoded by the coding sequence GTGGCGACCGCGAAGCCGCCCCAAGGAGCCACCGGTATCGGTGGGGCCAAGGGGGGCCGGAATCGAGGTGGCGGAACGGGCCGGAGGCGCGGCCCCTTCCGCTCGGTCGGCCGTGCCCTGCACTTCCCGTTCACCGGAACCGCCCGCGGCATCCGCAAGGCCACCCACGCGCACGGGGCGGGCGAGTCCGGCCTCGGCAAGCTGATCGAGCTGCACGGGGTGAACGGCGCCGGGGACATGATGATCACCGTCGCCCTCGCCTCCACCGTCTTCTTCTCCGTCCCCACCGACGAGGCCCGCGGCCGGGTCGCCCTCTACCTCGGCATCACCATGGCGCCGTTCACCGTCCTGGCGCCCGTGATCGGCCCCCTCCTCGACCGTCTCCCGCACGGCCGCCGCGCCGCGATGGCCGGCGCCATGTTCGCGCGGGCGATGCTCGCGCTGGTGCTGTCCGGGGCGGTCGTCACCGGCAGCATCGAGCTCTATCCGGCCGCGCTCGGGGTGCTGGTCGCCTCGAAGGCCTACGGCGTCGTCAGAAGCGCCGTGGTGCCCCGGCTGCTGCCACCCGCCTTCTCCCTGGTGAAGGCCAACTCCCGGGTCACCCTCGGCGGCCTCCTGGCCACCGGCATCGCGGCGCCCATCGGCGCGGGACTCCAGGCGCTCGGGCCGCGCTATCCGCTGTACGGCGCCTTCGTGATCTTCATCGCCGGTACGTTCCTGTCGTTCACCCTGCCGCCGAAGGTCGACTCGGCCAAGGGCGAGGACACCGCGCTGCTGGCGGCCGACGAGCAGCATCTGCACGGGCCGCACCTCAAGCCCGTCAAGCGCCCCGGACTGCGCACGGTCGGCATCGCCGTCACCCACGCCCTCGGCGCCAACGCCGCCCTGCGCTGTCTCTCCGGCTTCCTGATCTTCTTCCTCGCGTTCCTGCTGCGCGAGCACCCGATGTCCGGCCAGAGCGCCGCCGTGTCGCTGGGCATAGTGGCCGTCTCCGCCGGGGTCGGGAACGCCTGCGGTACGGCGGTGGGCGCGTGGCTGCGCTCCCGGGCGCCCGAGATCATCATCGTGACGGTCGTGGGCTTCGTCCTGCTCGCGTCGCTCACGGCCGCGCTCTTCTTCGGCTCGGTCCTGGTGGCGTTCCTCGCGGCGACCGCCGGGTTCGCGCAGGCGCTGGCCAAGCTGTCGCTGGACGCGCTGATCCAGCGGGACGTGCCCGAGCTGGTCCGTACGTCGGCGTTCGCGCGCTCCGAGACGCTGCTGCAAGTGGCCTGGGTGCTCGGCGGCGCGATCGGCATCGTGCTGCCCCTGAAGGGCTCCCTGGGCCTGCTGGTGGGCGCGGGGATCGTCGCCGTCGGCTGGCTGACCACCATCAAGGGCCTGATCGGCTCGGCCCGGCACGCCGGCCACGGACGGCCGAACGTGGCCTGA
- a CDS encoding DUF2771 domain-containing protein: MTTMPRGGAADVRAVVRRRRALAAAGAVSAGLLALSACDKPTPMATITVGTSSVNAEATCGGEGDALKTADLGKCLKDKDIKSIKVDPDDTVRFGVDPEIADEGWTVLMNGQPLTDSSKKTYRTIPGSVFFNAQYGASGDSTLVSIKEGEQDVTGLWSFKLEKDS, translated from the coding sequence ATGACCACGATGCCACGCGGCGGAGCCGCAGATGTCCGCGCCGTTGTGCGACGCCGCCGCGCGCTCGCCGCCGCCGGCGCCGTTTCCGCCGGACTGCTCGCCCTGTCGGCCTGCGACAAGCCGACGCCGATGGCGACGATCACCGTCGGCACCTCCTCCGTGAACGCGGAAGCCACCTGCGGTGGTGAGGGCGACGCCCTGAAGACCGCGGACCTGGGCAAGTGCCTGAAGGACAAGGACATCAAGTCCATCAAGGTGGACCCCGACGACACCGTGCGCTTCGGCGTCGACCCGGAGATCGCGGACGAGGGCTGGACCGTCCTCATGAACGGTCAGCCGCTCACCGACTCCAGCAAGAAGACGTACCGCACCATCCCGGGCAGCGTGTTCTTCAACGCCCAGTACGGCGCCAGCGGCGACTCGACGCTGGTGTCGATCAAGGAGGGCGAGCAGGACGTGACGGGTCTGTGGTCCTTCAAGCTCGAGAAGGACAGCTGA
- a CDS encoding futalosine hydrolase, producing MATAVPAERDAVAQAIEAPGVDVIAAGVGPALAAASTATALTTAALAGAPYGLVVSAGIAGGFAPHAPVGSLVVADEITAADLGAQTPDGFLPVTELGFGTVTHRPPEALVREVATATGARPGAVLTVSTVTGTAVRAAQLRERHPSALAEAMEGFGVAEAAAAHRTPVLELRAVSNPVGPRDRAAWRIGEALAALTEAFGKLAPVLEGWHPHDR from the coding sequence GTGGCCACCGCGGTCCCGGCTGAGCGGGACGCGGTGGCCCAGGCGATCGAGGCGCCCGGCGTCGACGTGATCGCCGCCGGCGTGGGCCCCGCCCTCGCCGCCGCCTCCACCGCGACGGCCCTCACCACGGCCGCCCTCGCAGGCGCCCCGTACGGCCTGGTCGTCTCGGCCGGCATCGCGGGCGGTTTCGCGCCGCACGCCCCCGTCGGCTCCCTCGTCGTCGCCGACGAGATCACCGCCGCCGACCTCGGCGCGCAGACCCCCGACGGCTTCCTGCCCGTCACCGAGCTGGGCTTCGGCACCGTCACCCACCGTCCTCCCGAAGCACTCGTACGAGAGGTCGCGACCGCCACCGGCGCGCGCCCCGGCGCGGTCCTCACCGTCTCCACCGTGACCGGCACCGCCGTCCGCGCCGCACAGCTGCGCGAGCGGCACCCCAGCGCCCTCGCCGAGGCCATGGAGGGCTTCGGCGTCGCCGAGGCCGCGGCCGCGCACCGCACGCCCGTGCTGGAGCTGCGCGCGGTCTCCAACCCCGTCGGCCCGCGCGACCGCGCCGCCTGGCGCATCGGTGAGGCGCTGGCGGCCCTCACCGAGGCCTTCGGGAAGCTCGCACCCGTCCTGGAAGGTTGGCACCCGCATGACCGGTGA
- a CDS encoding 1,4-dihydroxy-6-naphthoate synthase — MTGEQQQRQPLRIAYSPCPNDTFVFDALAHDRVPGAPALDVTFADIDITNGMAERGEFDVLKVSYAVLPYVLGEYALLPCGGALGRGCGPLVLTREAGVDLTGRTVAVPSEKSTAYLLFRLWAADTLPGGVGEIVVMPFHEIMPAVRDGKVDAGLVIHEARFTYQNYGLHKLADMGEHWEDTTGLPIPLGAIIAKRALGARKLTLLADSIRTSVRAAWDDPEASRAYVMRHAQEMDPNVADQHIGLYVNEFTADLGEDGYAAVRGLLTRAAAEGLVPPLGRDALEFP; from the coding sequence ATGACCGGTGAGCAGCAGCAGCGACAGCCCTTGCGGATCGCGTACTCCCCCTGCCCGAACGACACCTTCGTCTTCGACGCCCTCGCCCACGACCGCGTCCCCGGCGCCCCCGCCCTCGACGTCACCTTCGCCGACATCGACATCACCAACGGCATGGCCGAGCGCGGCGAGTTCGACGTGCTGAAGGTGTCGTACGCCGTGCTGCCGTACGTCCTCGGCGAGTACGCCCTGCTGCCTTGCGGCGGCGCGCTGGGCCGGGGTTGCGGCCCGCTGGTGCTGACACGGGAGGCCGGGGTGGACCTCACCGGCCGTACGGTCGCCGTGCCGAGCGAGAAGTCGACGGCGTACCTGCTGTTCCGGCTCTGGGCGGCCGACACGCTCCCCGGCGGTGTCGGCGAGATCGTGGTGATGCCGTTCCACGAGATCATGCCCGCCGTGCGGGACGGGAAGGTCGACGCGGGGCTCGTCATCCACGAGGCGCGCTTCACGTACCAGAACTACGGGCTGCACAAGCTCGCGGACATGGGCGAGCACTGGGAGGACACCACCGGGCTGCCCATCCCGCTGGGCGCGATCATCGCCAAGCGTGCGCTGGGCGCGCGGAAGCTGACGCTGCTGGCCGACTCGATCCGTACGTCGGTCCGGGCCGCCTGGGACGACCCCGAGGCCTCCCGCGCATACGTCATGCGGCACGCCCAGGAGATGGACCCGAACGTCGCCGACCAGCACATCGGGCTGTACGTCAACGAGTTCACCGCCGACCTCGGCGAGGACGGCTATGCCGCGGTACGGGGGCTGCTCACACGTGCGGCGGCCGAGGGGCTGGTGCCGCCCCTCGGCCGTGATGCGTTGGAATTCCCTTAA
- a CDS encoding cold-shock protein, whose translation MPTGKVKWFNSEKGFGFLSRDDGGDVFVHSSVLPAGVETLKPGQRVEFGVVAGQRGDQALSVTVLDPTPSVAAATRKKPDELASIVQDLTTLLENITPMLERGRYPEKTAGKKIAGLLRAVADQLDV comes from the coding sequence GTGCCTACCGGCAAGGTCAAGTGGTTCAACAGCGAGAAGGGCTTCGGCTTTCTCTCCCGCGACGACGGCGGTGACGTCTTCGTTCATTCCTCGGTCCTCCCCGCCGGAGTCGAGACACTCAAGCCGGGCCAGCGAGTTGAGTTCGGCGTGGTCGCAGGCCAGCGCGGCGACCAGGCACTCTCGGTCACGGTCCTGGACCCGACCCCGTCGGTCGCGGCCGCCACCCGCAAGAAGCCGGACGAACTGGCTTCCATCGTCCAGGACCTGACGACTCTCCTGGAGAACATCACGCCGATGCTGGAGCGAGGCCGCTACCCCGAGAAGACCGCCGGCAAGAAAATCGCCGGCCTGCTGCGGGCGGTCGCCGACCAGCTCGACGTATAG
- a CDS encoding HAD family hydrolase, with protein sequence MAHMASSTLSPLTVGFDLDMTLIDSRPGIHACYTALAERTGTYVDADLAITRLGPPLEEELINWFPAEQVAATADLYREMYPTIAIAATPALPGAREAINAVRDAGGRAIVVTAKYEPNAKLHLEHLGIQPDAVVGNLWAEQKAEALREYGASVYVGDHQGDIRAARAADALSVTVATGPYGADELGALGADIVLADLTEFSDWLAGYLVAPRA encoded by the coding sequence ATGGCCCATATGGCCTCCTCGACCCTGTCCCCGCTCACCGTCGGCTTCGACCTCGACATGACCCTCATCGACTCCCGCCCCGGCATCCACGCCTGCTACACGGCACTGGCCGAGCGGACGGGTACGTATGTCGACGCCGACCTGGCGATCACGCGGCTCGGGCCACCGCTTGAGGAGGAACTGATCAACTGGTTCCCGGCGGAGCAGGTCGCGGCCACCGCCGACCTGTACCGCGAGATGTACCCGACGATCGCCATCGCCGCCACGCCCGCCCTCCCCGGCGCCCGCGAGGCGATCAACGCCGTACGGGACGCGGGCGGGCGCGCGATCGTCGTCACCGCCAAGTACGAGCCGAACGCCAAGCTGCACCTGGAGCACCTCGGCATCCAGCCCGACGCGGTCGTCGGCAACCTGTGGGCCGAGCAGAAGGCGGAGGCCCTGCGCGAGTACGGCGCGAGCGTCTACGTCGGCGACCACCAGGGAGACATCCGCGCCGCGCGCGCGGCCGACGCCCTGTCCGTCACGGTGGCGACCGGACCGTACGGCGCCGATGAACTCGGTGCGCTCGGCGCGGACATCGTCCTCGCGGACCTGACCGAGTTCTCGGACTGGCTCGCCGGCTACCTCGTCGCGCCGCGCGCCTGA
- a CDS encoding helicase-associated domain-containing protein: MSDPATPPRSLAEALRARDDVSLAVLLRSRPDLITPVPTDLTQLATRAGTRASVVRALERLDRFALQTAEALAVAADPATYGELLGLMTGDEGDQAVAGALPHALGALRDQALVWGSDDRLRLVRTARELLAPSPQHPSPTGLGPTVQEATAGMSPGRIQEIVTTAGLATTHDAVSAVSSLTALFADRRRMADLLADAPEESLEVLSRLVWGPPYGQVTADPAPRLRWLLDRGLLLPTAPGTVVLPREVALHLRAGRAHRTTEPLPPPVEATATHRPQVVDGTAAGQAYTALATVEELLKDWDEGGPTVLRAGGLSVRDLKRTAVGLDVSEPMAAFWVELAYAAGLLASDGEADERYAATPAYDEWLEQPSAQRWVRLAEAWLSATRTAGVVGGRDAKDRTLSALGPGLDRSAAPEVRHRVLALLAGLPEGASPSAESVLARLRWERPLRGPQQDEDDLRSRLARWTLSEAELLGVTGRGALSAQGRALLGARMPEPAAGEPVGPGDKLPVHHHHRPTAPPEPLSPAEQAVASAAAARLLTPLLPEPLDHVLLQADLTAVAPGPLQRPLAEMLGVLADVESKGGATVYRFTPGSVRRALDAGRSASDLHAFLTEHSRTPVPQPLAYLIDDVARKHGHLRVGAASAYVRCDDDALLNEILADKRAAGLRLRRLAPTVLATQADPAALLDGLRAMGFAPAAESAEGDVLITRADAHRTPPRTAPEPVPDGPPTPDATLLAAAIRAIRAGDLASTTPRKPSGATASVTGGDLPRTTPAETLATMQAAVLTGEALWIGYVNAEGAASQRVVAPVRVEGGFVTAYDHTADEVRTYPLHRITGVAELADDET, from the coding sequence ATGAGCGACCCGGCTACACCGCCCCGTTCCCTCGCGGAAGCCCTCCGTGCGCGGGACGACGTCTCCCTGGCCGTACTCCTGCGCAGCCGCCCAGACCTCATCACCCCCGTCCCGACCGACCTCACCCAGCTGGCGACCCGCGCCGGCACCCGGGCCTCCGTGGTGCGCGCCCTGGAGCGGCTGGACCGTTTCGCGCTGCAGACGGCGGAGGCGCTGGCGGTGGCGGCGGACCCGGCGACGTACGGCGAACTGCTCGGCCTGATGACCGGCGACGAGGGCGACCAGGCCGTCGCCGGCGCCCTGCCGCACGCTCTCGGGGCCCTACGCGACCAGGCCCTGGTGTGGGGCTCCGACGACCGGCTGCGGCTGGTCCGTACGGCACGTGAGCTGCTCGCGCCCTCGCCGCAGCACCCGTCCCCCACCGGCCTGGGCCCGACCGTGCAGGAAGCCACCGCGGGCATGTCGCCGGGCCGTATCCAGGAGATCGTCACGACGGCCGGGCTGGCCACGACTCACGACGCCGTGTCCGCGGTGTCGTCGCTCACCGCGCTGTTCGCCGACCGGCGGCGTATGGCGGACCTGCTCGCCGACGCCCCGGAGGAGTCCCTGGAGGTCCTGTCCCGGCTGGTCTGGGGGCCGCCGTACGGCCAGGTCACCGCCGATCCGGCGCCCCGGCTGCGCTGGCTCCTCGACCGCGGCCTCCTCCTCCCGACGGCGCCCGGCACGGTCGTCCTCCCCCGCGAGGTGGCCCTGCACCTGCGGGCCGGCCGCGCGCACCGCACCACCGAGCCGCTGCCGCCGCCGGTCGAGGCGACCGCGACGCACCGTCCACAGGTTGTGGACGGGACCGCCGCCGGGCAGGCGTACACGGCGCTGGCGACCGTCGAGGAACTGCTGAAGGACTGGGACGAGGGCGGGCCGACCGTTCTGCGGGCGGGCGGCCTGAGCGTGCGCGACCTCAAGCGGACCGCCGTCGGGCTCGACGTCTCCGAGCCGATGGCCGCGTTCTGGGTCGAGCTCGCCTACGCCGCCGGGCTGCTGGCCTCCGACGGCGAGGCCGACGAGCGGTACGCGGCGACGCCCGCCTACGACGAGTGGCTGGAGCAGCCCTCCGCGCAGCGCTGGGTGCGGCTGGCGGAGGCGTGGCTGTCGGCGACGCGTACGGCGGGCGTGGTCGGGGGGCGGGACGCGAAGGACCGTACGTTGTCGGCGCTGGGGCCGGGCCTGGACCGCTCCGCCGCGCCGGAGGTACGGCACCGGGTGCTGGCCCTGCTCGCCGGGCTGCCGGAGGGGGCGTCCCCGTCCGCCGAGTCGGTGCTGGCGCGGCTGCGCTGGGAGCGGCCGTTGCGGGGGCCGCAGCAGGACGAAGACGACCTGCGCAGCCGCCTCGCCCGGTGGACGCTGAGCGAGGCGGAGCTGCTGGGGGTGACGGGGCGGGGGGCACTGTCGGCGCAGGGGCGGGCGTTGCTGGGCGCGCGGATGCCGGAACCGGCCGCCGGGGAACCGGTCGGCCCCGGCGACAAACTCCCGGTGCACCACCATCACCGTCCGACCGCACCCCCCGAGCCGCTCTCCCCCGCCGAGCAGGCCGTCGCCTCCGCGGCCGCCGCCCGCCTCCTCACCCCGCTCCTGCCCGAGCCGCTCGACCACGTCCTCCTCCAGGCCGACCTCACGGCCGTGGCACCCGGCCCCCTGCAGCGCCCGCTCGCCGAGATGCTGGGCGTGCTCGCGGACGTGGAGTCGAAGGGCGGCGCGACGGTCTACCGCTTCACGCCCGGCTCGGTACGCCGCGCCCTCGACGCCGGCCGCAGCGCCTCCGACCTGCACGCCTTCCTCACCGAGCACTCCCGTACGCCGGTACCGCAGCCGCTGGCGTACCTGATCGACGACGTGGCCCGTAAGCACGGCCATCTGCGGGTGGGCGCCGCTTCGGCGTACGTCCGCTGCGACGACGACGCGCTGCTGAACGAGATCCTCGCCGACAAGCGCGCCGCGGGCCTGCGCCTGCGCCGCCTGGCGCCGACCGTGCTCGCCACCCAGGCGGACCCGGCGGCGCTGCTCGACGGCCTGCGCGCGATGGGCTTCGCCCCGGCCGCCGAGTCGGCGGAGGGCGACGTCCTGATCACCCGCGCCGACGCCCACCGCACCCCACCGCGCACGGCCCCCGAGCCGGTCCCCGACGGCCCGCCGACGCCGGACGCCACGCTGCTGGCGGCCGCGATCCGCGCCATCCGCGCGGGCGACCTCGCCTCCACGACTCCGCGCAAGCCGAGCGGAGCCACGGCTTCGGTGACCGGCGGTGACCTCCCCCGCACGACCCCCGCCGAGACCCTCGCCACCATGCAGGCCGCCGTCCTGACCGGCGAGGCGCTGTGGATCGGGTACGTCAACGCCGAGGGCGCCGCGAGTCAGCGGGTCGTCGCACCGGTACGGGTCGAGGGCGGCTTCGTGACGGCGTACGACCACACCGCGGACGAGGTACGGACGTATCCGCTGCACCGGATCACGGGGGTTGCGGAGCTGGCGGACGACGAGACCTGA
- the istB gene encoding IS21-like element helper ATPase IstB, producing MTTTTIGYALFATRWLQAPLYFGLVAAQGVYVYKFFYELWTLLVRCVSGQATETYVMLAVLKLVDVVMIANLLIMVIVGGYETFVSRIGLQGHRDQPEWLSHVNSNVLKVKLATAIVGISSVHLLQMFVDVHHTSHHSLLWGTVIHMAFIASAAILAYMSGPMAAHRADHAPHKESRGQGTDAASSAAPTEAVATARSVPIPAQASAPHVADDAGTEARVRAAGFPARKLLEDFDEEHPHAFDREAVARLGKLDFVAAHRNVVLVGPPGTGKTHLAVGLGVRACQAGHSVLFATAAEWAARLAGALDAGRLAEELTALDDHALLIVDEVGYTPFDAETAALFFQLVAHRYERASLIVTSDRPLGRWDEIFGGPSALAMVDRLAHHAELVRIDGDSYRMRRATSGWADRSC from the coding sequence GTGACGACCACGACAATCGGTTACGCCCTGTTCGCCACTCGCTGGCTCCAGGCCCCGCTGTACTTCGGCCTGGTGGCTGCCCAGGGCGTGTACGTCTACAAATTCTTCTACGAGCTGTGGACCTTACTGGTCCGGTGCGTGAGCGGGCAGGCGACCGAGACGTACGTGATGCTGGCGGTGCTGAAGCTGGTCGACGTCGTCATGATCGCCAATCTGCTGATCATGGTGATCGTCGGCGGCTATGAGACGTTCGTCTCGCGCATCGGTCTGCAGGGCCACCGTGACCAGCCCGAGTGGCTCTCGCACGTCAACTCCAATGTGCTGAAGGTGAAGCTCGCCACCGCCATCGTGGGCATCTCCTCGGTCCATCTGCTCCAGATGTTCGTGGATGTGCACCACACCTCGCACCACTCACTGCTGTGGGGCACGGTGATCCACATGGCGTTCATCGCCTCGGCGGCGATCCTGGCGTACATGTCGGGGCCGATGGCCGCCCACCGGGCCGATCACGCACCGCACAAGGAGAGCCGGGGGCAGGGAACCGACGCGGCGTCGTCCGCGGCGCCGACGGAAGCGGTGGCCACCGCACGCTCCGTGCCGATCCCCGCCCAGGCGTCCGCCCCGCACGTGGCCGACGACGCCGGCACCGAGGCCCGTGTCCGGGCCGCCGGGTTTCCCGCCCGCAAGCTCCTGGAGGACTTCGACGAGGAGCATCCCCACGCCTTCGACCGGGAGGCCGTGGCCCGGCTCGGCAAGCTGGACTTCGTCGCCGCCCACCGGAACGTGGTCCTGGTCGGCCCGCCCGGCACCGGCAAGACCCATCTGGCCGTCGGCCTCGGCGTGCGCGCCTGTCAGGCCGGCCACTCGGTGCTGTTCGCGACGGCCGCGGAGTGGGCCGCCCGGCTGGCCGGCGCCCTGGACGCCGGCCGGCTCGCCGAGGAGCTCACCGCGCTCGACGACCACGCCCTGCTGATCGTCGACGAGGTCGGCTACACCCCCTTCGACGCGGAGACCGCCGCCCTCTTCTTCCAACTGGTCGCGCACCGCTACGAACGGGCCTCGCTGATCGTGACCAGCGACCGTCCGCTCGGCCGCTGGGACGAGATCTTCGGCGGCCCCTCGGCGCTGGCGATGGTGGACCGGCTGGCCCACCATGCCGAGCTCGTACGGATCGACGGCGACAGCTACCGGATGCGCCGCGCTACTTCAGGATGGGCAGACCGAAGTTGTTGA